The sequence CCACGCTCACCGTGCCGGAGAACTGGAGCCGTGGGGACACGCCGGTGACGCCCTCCACATGGCCTACGCGCGAGAGGAAGGCGTCGTCGGCGGGCACGTCCAGCGAGAGCGGCGTGGAGAGGACGTTCTTCACGTAGCCCGCGTGGTGCACCTGCACGGCGCCGGTGGCGGCGGAGATGAACTGGTTCACCACGCCGCGCTTCATCCCGTTGACGAAGCCATGGACGATGACGGTGATGCCCACGCCCACGATGAGCGCGGCGAGGGTGAGCGCGGTACGGCGGCGGTTGCGCAGGACGTTCCTGCACGCGACGGTGAAGAGGGTCCACATGAGCGGGGTTGCTCCGGCCAGGCGTTTCGTTGGCCCGGCGCATGAGCACGGGGCATGCCAGGACTTCTCTCGCTGGAGCCGCGGCGTGGACGGGCCGCGAAGGTGTCAGGAGAGCCGGCGCGGGGGTGCCGGATTTCCTGACAGGTGCCTGGGAGGCGAGGGCCTCTTCCCTCTGGGCAGGTGGCCCTGGCCGGTGGGGCCCGGGACGTGCACCATGCGGCCCCGGAGGAAGGCCTTGGACACGAGCCCCACATCCGACCCCGAGGTGGCACTGCCACCCGACTTCCAGAAGCTCGTCACCCCGCGCGGGCTGATGATGATGGGGCTCTCACGCCTGGCCTTCGCGCTGGTGATGCTCGCGTCGGTGGGCCTCGTCGTGATGAGCCACATGGTGTGGTGGCGCAAGCTCATCCTGGGAGGCATGGCGGCCGGAGTCGGCGTGTCGCTCGGCAGCTTCGGCGTGACGGTGCTCGCGGCGGGATGGCGGCCCAGCCGGAGGCAGAAAGCCATGGCCGCGCGATTGATGCGGCACCTGCGCGAGCAGCACCCGTGGGTGCTGCGGCCGGACGTCATGGTCAGCGACTACTGGAGGAAGTGGCAGCCCATGCAGTTTCCGGGGACCACGCATCGGCGCACGTATGGAGCGCTGGGCGTGTTCCTGTTCCTGTCCGTGTGCGCCATCGCCGCGACGGGCGGCATCCTGAGCCCGATGCTGCCGCTGCTCATCGTCTTCTGCCTCTTCATCGGAAGCATCACCCCGAAGCAGGCCACGCCTCCCTTCGTGGGAATCATCCTGGCAATCGTCTGGGTGCTCGCCTGGGCGGCGACGTACCTGCGCGTCCCGGGGTACATCCCCGGCATCTTCGGAGGCGACGCGCTGGTGCCGCAGTCGAAGTCGCTGGTGTACGCCCAGGCCGCCGCGTTCTCCCTCTTCGTCATGTGGAGCGTCTTCGGCGCCAACCGCTTCCAGGTGGTCTTCCTGAGCGCGGTGCAGAAGGCGCTCGACGCGCGCGACGAGGCGCTGCAGAGCCACACCGAGCACGCCGCCACGCTCACCGCGCTGTCCGGGGAGATTGCGCACGAATTGAAGAACCCGCTGGCCAGTGTGAAGGGACTGGCGACGCTGATTGGGCGTGACTTGGAGGGCAAGCCCGCAGAGCGGCTCGCCGTGCTCCAGCGAGAGGTGGGGCGGATGGAGGAAATCCTGGAGGGGTTCCTCAACTTCTCCCGGCCGCTGTTGCCGCTGCAGCAGGAGGAGCAGCCGCTGCGGAACCTGTGCGACTCGGTGGTGGCGCTGCACGAGGGGCTGGCGCAGGAGCGCGAGGTGAAGCTGACAGTCATGGAGGAGGAGGCCGTGTCCGCGTGGTGTGATGCGCGCAAGGTGAAGCAGGTGGTCATCAACCTCGTGCAGAACGCGCTGGATGCGAGCCCCCCGGGTTCCACCGTGGAGGTGGTGCTGCTCGGCGGAAGGGAGTCGCGGGTGGAGGTGAGGGACAGGGGGCCGGGGTTGCCCGCGTCGGTGCGCCAGCGCCTCTTCGAGCCGGGCGTGACGACGAAGGCGCGGGGCTCCGGCCTGGGACTGGCGCTGGCGCGCGGGCTGGTGCGTCAGCACGGTGGCGAGTTGACGCTGGGGGACCGCGAGGGCGGCGGGTGCGTGGCGGCGCTGACGCTGCCCGCGCGACAGCCGGTGTCCGAGGTGGAGAGGGAGACGGCATGAAGGCGCGGGTGTCGGTGGTCGATGACGGTGTGGTGCTTGCCACGGCGTGCTGGCTCGCTTCCGGGATGGAAGGCAGGGCTTCATGAAGGCGCGGCTGCTGGTGGTCGATGACGATGACGGTGTCCGCTACACGCTGCGAGGCATGTTCGAGGACGCGGGCCTCGACGTGGAGGAAGCGTCGGACGGTGAGGCGGGCCTGGCGCGGCTGAAGCGCGGTGGCATCGACCTGGTGGTGTCGGACCTGCGCATGCCGCGCATGGATGGGTTGGAGTTGCTGCGGCAGTCGCGCTCGCTGGTGCCTGCGCCGAAGCTCATCCTCGTCACCGCGCATGGCTCGGAGCGGCACGCGGTGGAGGCGATGAAGCTCGGCGCGCTGGACTACTTCCGCAAGCCCTTCGTCGTGGACGAGGTGCTCGCCGTGGTGCGGCGCGCGGTGGGCGTCGTCCGGCTGGAGGCGGAGAACGAGCGGCTCCAGGGCGAGAACAACCTCCTCAAGTCGATGGTGTTTGCCTCGTCTGCCATGTCGCGGCTCGCGCTGTTGATTCAGCGCGTGGCTCCGCGCGACGTGACGGTGCTCCTCACGGGCGAGAGTGGCACCGGCAAGGAGCGCGTGGCCGAGGCGCTGGTGCGGGCGTCGGCTCGGGCGGAGAAGCCCTTCGTGCGCTTCAACTGCGCGGCGCTCACGCCGGAGCTGGCGGAGGCGGAGCTGTTCGGCCACACCCGGGGCGCCTTCACGGGCGCGGTGCGTGCGCGCAATGGCCTCTTCCGTG comes from Pyxidicoccus parkwaysis and encodes:
- a CDS encoding sensor histidine kinase produces the protein MDTSPTSDPEVALPPDFQKLVTPRGLMMMGLSRLAFALVMLASVGLVVMSHMVWWRKLILGGMAAGVGVSLGSFGVTVLAAGWRPSRRQKAMAARLMRHLREQHPWVLRPDVMVSDYWRKWQPMQFPGTTHRRTYGALGVFLFLSVCAIAATGGILSPMLPLLIVFCLFIGSITPKQATPPFVGIILAIVWVLAWAATYLRVPGYIPGIFGGDALVPQSKSLVYAQAAAFSLFVMWSVFGANRFQVVFLSAVQKALDARDEALQSHTEHAATLTALSGEIAHELKNPLASVKGLATLIGRDLEGKPAERLAVLQREVGRMEEILEGFLNFSRPLLPLQQEEQPLRNLCDSVVALHEGLAQEREVKLTVMEEEAVSAWCDARKVKQVVINLVQNALDASPPGSTVEVVLLGGRESRVEVRDRGPGLPASVRQRLFEPGVTTKARGSGLGLALARGLVRQHGGELTLGDREGGGCVAALTLPARQPVSEVERETA
- a CDS encoding sigma-54-dependent transcriptional regulator; translated protein: MKARLLVVDDDDGVRYTLRGMFEDAGLDVEEASDGEAGLARLKRGGIDLVVSDLRMPRMDGLELLRQSRSLVPAPKLILVTAHGSERHAVEAMKLGALDYFRKPFVVDEVLAVVRRAVGVVRLEAENERLQGENNLLKSMVFASSAMSRLALLIQRVAPRDVTVLLTGESGTGKERVAEALVRASARAEKPFVRFNCAALTPELAEAELFGHTRGAFTGAVRARNGLFREADGGTLFLDEIGELDAATQAKLLRVLQEGEVRPVGEDRAYRIDVRIVAATHRDLAQRVAAGLFREDLYYRLKVVHLHVPPLRQRPEDIPVLARYFLGRFAERFGTAPVAVTPELLARLAAHPWPGNVRELENALESAVALSLDGTIDLSLLPGGAPGGAEPAVRAGLKERVGAYERGLIVAALEGAKGNRSEAARLLDISRATLHDKLRKYGLASGEEEGD